The Zavarzinella sp. genome includes a window with the following:
- a CDS encoding macro domain-containing protein — protein sequence MIKYTHGNLLDAQVEALVNTVNTVGVMGKGIALMFKERFRENFRLYKAACRKNQVQTGKIFVTTTNEISGPRWIVNFPTKQHWRSPSRLEWIVDGLQDLRQFLIEKQVKSIAIPPLGAGNGGLLWAEVRKQIELTLGDLSTEIQVFEPTTEYQNISKATGVEQLTPSRALIAELVRRYWVLGIECSLLEIQKLAWFLDRAIDEFHPGNNLLNLQFQAHKYGPYANRLDHLLNNLDGSYLHSEKRISDANPFDVIWFADERKGDVQTFLQNHAKEFVQPLDFATSIIDGFESPFGMELLATVDWLLVRENVAPTVPAVREALHKWPGGINASARKLRLFNERVLGIALERLTQMPTPEPVG from the coding sequence ATGATCAAATATACCCATGGCAATTTACTGGATGCCCAAGTCGAGGCATTGGTCAACACCGTCAACACCGTTGGGGTGATGGGTAAGGGCATCGCTTTGATGTTTAAAGAACGATTTCGCGAAAACTTCCGGCTTTACAAAGCTGCCTGCAGGAAAAACCAGGTGCAAACTGGCAAGATTTTTGTTACCACCACGAATGAAATTTCTGGCCCTCGCTGGATCGTGAATTTTCCCACAAAACAGCACTGGCGATCTCCCTCCCGCTTGGAATGGATAGTTGATGGATTACAGGATTTGCGACAGTTTTTGATCGAGAAGCAAGTGAAATCGATTGCGATTCCACCATTGGGGGCAGGAAATGGTGGACTTCTTTGGGCAGAAGTGCGCAAACAAATTGAGTTAACTTTGGGCGATTTAAGTACCGAAATACAAGTGTTTGAACCAACTACAGAATATCAGAACATTTCTAAAGCAACTGGTGTGGAACAACTTACTCCATCCAGAGCGCTCATTGCAGAATTAGTCCGACGGTATTGGGTTTTGGGAATCGAGTGCAGTTTGTTGGAAATTCAAAAATTGGCATGGTTCCTGGACCGTGCAATCGATGAATTCCATCCGGGTAACAATCTGCTAAACCTACAATTCCAGGCACACAAGTATGGGCCATATGCCAACCGACTTGATCACCTTTTGAACAACCTTGACGGAAGCTACCTGCACAGTGAAAAACGCATTAGTGATGCCAACCCGTTTGATGTGATTTGGTTTGCGGATGAGCGTAAGGGTGATGTGCAGACATTTTTGCAAAACCATGCAAAAGAATTCGTGCAACCACTAGATTTTGCCACATCTATAATCGATGGCTTCGAATCTCCGTTTGGCATGGAATTACTGGCAACCGTTGATTGGTTATTGGTACGAGAGAACGTGGCACCAACGGTGCCTGCAGTGCGAGAAGCTTTACATAAGTGGCCAGGTGGGATCAATGCTTCAGCTCGAAAATTGCGTTTGTTTAACGAGCGAGTATTGGGTATCGCATTAGAGCGATTGACCCAAATGCCCACCCCAGAACCAGTGGGATAA
- a CDS encoding DUF4433 domain-containing protein, protein MARQYPNLNPDKALIWRIVHRENLPWILDNGLHCGNSCTKAPTWVNIGNEELITKRSTRPVPITPGGYLSDYVPFYFTPFSPMLYNITTGRGGVQKRSNEEIIIFVSSLHHLADLGIPFLFTDSHAYPILTIFYSDLGELDHIDWNLLQSRDFKRDPEDPEKFDRYQAEALIYKHLPIHGLLGVICFNEKVQSTIEEEIGAHGAVLPVYARPKWYFT, encoded by the coding sequence ATGGCGAGGCAGTACCCAAATCTGAATCCAGATAAAGCGTTGATTTGGCGAATTGTGCACCGTGAAAACTTGCCATGGATTCTGGATAATGGACTGCATTGTGGTAACAGCTGCACGAAGGCACCAACATGGGTTAATATTGGCAACGAAGAATTGATCACTAAGCGGAGTACACGTCCAGTGCCAATAACCCCTGGCGGATATCTCAGCGACTATGTGCCGTTTTACTTTACACCATTTTCACCCATGTTGTACAACATTACGACTGGGCGGGGAGGAGTCCAAAAGCGGTCAAATGAGGAAATTATCATCTTCGTTTCCAGTCTCCACCACCTAGCAGACCTGGGAATCCCTTTTTTGTTTACAGACAGCCATGCTTACCCCATTTTGACGATTTTTTATTCCGATTTGGGAGAACTGGATCATATCGATTGGAATCTATTGCAGAGCAGGGATTTCAAGCGAGACCCAGAAGATCCAGAAAAATTCGACCGTTATCAGGCAGAAGCTTTGATCTACAAACATTTGCCGATTCATGGACTACTGGGTGTCATCTGTTTCAACGAAAAAGTACAATCAACAATTGAAGAAGAGATAGGTGCACACGGTGCTGTACTGCCTGTATATGCACGACCGAAATGGTACTTCACATGA
- a CDS encoding HEAT repeat domain-containing protein — protein sequence MRATVPLLMIILLLFLADRRSNKLADNNKFRELTKPVLEGSDRSSRIAPPPNQLNIQKPSSSRLDIFNNEAIFKALESGNIDERLEALRLIYHLGGDGISFEAVVKLTRDSNAEVRSWGAALMVFFPANSSIYETLWELINYDCDVKVVNASFSALRQINEHHPARVAHLAPSMFEFTKHESAEIQRNSFAICYKHNLLSENQLTNFLLAILVSTKTVETQEFALDTVSYFGNNAISAIRKSLEIDNNFVKLTAIKTLKQFRRNELVVAGKIDSKYYADLVAILIQVIESDDSVLVDDALIIIERANLFHDTITLHCTKLVQSSSPIISRSALLALTSMGSPAISALPSVINALKHSNVHVRCAALSAITAISPQQAILYLRTALSDQDRRMRYTAVDSIKILIKNYSNNSNITSLALLALKDPDESIRATATSIFTKMKFTQTIVLSLIHCLRTDPSTLVREDAASSLAEASDYCDIVYPAFIQAMNDNGRYVRLRAIQSMGKLKKMPEIAVPALILALDDSDSMVVSGAIRALAEYGQHSVSAVPKLRNLTGISELSSEVAQAIKAIQGD from the coding sequence ATGCGAGCGACTGTCCCTTTGTTGATGATAATTTTACTATTATTCCTTGCAGATAGACGTTCAAACAAGCTCGCAGATAACAATAAGTTTCGAGAACTGACTAAACCTGTCTTAGAAGGTAGCGATCGAAGCAGTAGAATCGCACCACCGCCTAACCAGCTCAACATACAAAAACCGTCAAGTAGTCGACTTGACATTTTTAATAATGAAGCAATTTTCAAGGCACTAGAAAGTGGCAACATAGATGAACGGCTAGAAGCTCTCAGGTTGATTTATCACCTTGGGGGCGATGGAATATCATTTGAAGCCGTCGTAAAATTAACACGAGACTCAAATGCTGAAGTAAGATCCTGGGGTGCAGCACTTATGGTGTTTTTTCCTGCCAATTCTTCAATATATGAAACGCTTTGGGAGCTTATTAATTATGATTGCGATGTCAAAGTTGTCAATGCAAGTTTTTCTGCTCTTCGACAGATAAATGAACACCACCCTGCTCGTGTTGCTCACTTAGCCCCATCCATGTTCGAGTTCACAAAACATGAATCGGCCGAAATACAACGTAATTCATTTGCAATTTGTTATAAGCATAATTTGCTAAGTGAAAACCAGCTAACAAATTTTTTGTTGGCCATTCTTGTAAGCACCAAAACTGTTGAGACACAAGAATTCGCTTTGGACACAGTATCATATTTTGGCAATAATGCAATTTCTGCAATCCGAAAAAGCTTAGAAATTGATAATAATTTTGTCAAACTTACGGCTATTAAAACACTGAAACAATTCCGAAGAAATGAATTAGTGGTAGCTGGCAAGATAGATAGCAAGTATTATGCAGATCTAGTTGCCATTTTGATACAGGTGATAGAATCAGATGACAGTGTATTAGTTGATGACGCTTTAATTATTATTGAAAGAGCAAATTTATTTCATGATACAATAACATTGCATTGCACGAAACTTGTTCAAAGTTCTAGCCCAATAATTTCCAGAAGTGCATTGCTTGCATTAACTTCAATGGGCAGTCCCGCTATCTCTGCACTGCCTTCAGTCATTAATGCCCTAAAGCACTCCAACGTTCACGTTCGCTGTGCGGCACTTTCCGCGATTACTGCGATTTCTCCCCAGCAAGCGATATTATACTTGCGAACAGCGTTGTCTGATCAAGATCGCAGGATGCGATACACAGCTGTTGATTCTATAAAAATATTGATAAAAAATTATTCAAATAATTCCAACATTACTTCATTGGCATTACTTGCTCTGAAGGATCCTGATGAATCTATTCGTGCTACAGCCACCTCGATCTTTACCAAAATGAAATTTACGCAAACGATAGTTCTGTCGCTTATCCACTGTCTTCGTACAGATCCAAGCACACTTGTAAGAGAAGATGCTGCATCTTCTTTGGCAGAAGCATCCGATTATTGCGACATAGTATATCCGGCATTTATTCAGGCAATGAATGACAATGGGAGATACGTCCGCTTGCGTGCCATTCAATCAATGGGAAAACTAAAAAAAATGCCAGAGATTGCTGTTCCAGCATTGATTCTGGCACTTGATGATAGTGATTCAATGGTTGTTTCGGGTGCAATTAGAGCACTTGCAGAGTATGGCCAGCATTCTGTTTCTGCAGTACCAAAATTGCGTAACTTAACAGGTATTTCTGAATTATCTTCTGAAGTCGCTCAAGCAATAAAAGCGATACAAGGCGATTAA
- a CDS encoding sugar phosphate isomerase/epimerase produces the protein MDRRQVLLSGAAGIAAGSFVSPLIAAPEVGKKPFEFCLNTSTIRGQKIPVEQEAEMAAKAGYQGFEPWIRELQTHQQQGKSLKDLGKKLADLGLKVESAIGFAKWIVDDDMERTKGLDEAKRDMEMVLTIGGKRIAAPPIGATNQKMTDFGKITQRYRTLADLGSKIGIIPELELWGFSKTLSRLGETVLVAMESAHPQACILPDVYHLYKGESGFSGLNWLQGQAIGIFHMNDYPKSKPPATIVDADRVYPGDGDAPLVEILRQLRRIGYQGMLSLELFNPEYYKQDAYTVVKTGLEKMQQVVKNAMQW, from the coding sequence ATGGATCGTCGTCAAGTATTGCTCAGTGGTGCTGCTGGAATTGCTGCAGGATCGTTCGTTTCACCATTGATTGCTGCACCGGAAGTGGGCAAAAAACCATTTGAGTTCTGCCTGAACACCAGCACCATCCGTGGGCAGAAGATCCCCGTGGAACAAGAGGCTGAAATGGCAGCCAAGGCCGGCTACCAGGGGTTTGAACCGTGGATTCGCGAACTGCAGACGCACCAGCAGCAGGGAAAATCGCTGAAGGACCTGGGGAAAAAGCTGGCCGATCTCGGTCTGAAAGTGGAAAGTGCGATCGGTTTTGCCAAATGGATTGTGGATGACGACATGGAACGCACCAAGGGGCTGGATGAAGCCAAACGCGACATGGAAATGGTGCTGACCATTGGCGGCAAACGGATTGCAGCCCCACCGATCGGTGCGACCAACCAGAAAATGACCGATTTTGGCAAAATCACGCAGCGTTACCGCACCTTGGCCGATCTGGGCAGCAAAATTGGCATTATTCCTGAACTGGAACTGTGGGGCTTTTCCAAAACGCTGTCCCGCCTGGGCGAAACGGTACTGGTGGCAATGGAAAGTGCCCACCCTCAAGCGTGTATTCTGCCCGATGTCTACCACCTGTATAAAGGAGAATCCGGTTTCAGTGGGCTCAATTGGCTGCAGGGCCAGGCGATCGGAATCTTTCACATGAACGATTATCCCAAGAGCAAACCGCCCGCAACAATTGTTGATGCAGACCGTGTCTATCCGGGTGATGGTGACGCCCCACTGGTTGAAATTCTGCGGCAACTTCGCCGCATTGGTTACCAGGGAATGTTGTCGCTGGAACTGTTCAATCCGGAATATTACAAGCAGGATGCTTACACTGTGGTGAAAACCGGCCTGGAAAAGATGCAGCAAGTAGTCAAAAATGCGATGCAATGGTAA
- a CDS encoding NlpC/P60 family protein, which translates to MKYLLLLAHTLIFGGALGAQQMLPTVPQATDLPAAKKAPAVDFDFEYRDSLPQTDTPKEKWNTTWGPKAKVYPPLKIPDGVADPLDFQRKRSIAVAKKYLGLPYQHKHIPAAGGLDCSNFTSWVYNYGFGIKFTSNVREQARTAGRQLKPTEPFLPGDLLFQTDQSGKEIAHVVIFFEDGKIIDSTKGKVAVREYNGWYKTRHSHARRIIE; encoded by the coding sequence ATGAAATATCTCTTGTTACTTGCACATACACTGATTTTCGGTGGGGCTCTCGGTGCACAGCAAATGCTGCCAACGGTTCCTCAAGCAACCGATTTGCCTGCTGCAAAGAAGGCCCCTGCTGTTGATTTTGATTTCGAATATCGCGATTCATTGCCACAAACAGACACACCGAAAGAGAAGTGGAACACCACCTGGGGACCGAAAGCGAAGGTATACCCACCATTGAAGATACCTGATGGCGTTGCTGATCCGCTTGATTTTCAGCGAAAACGCTCCATTGCTGTCGCGAAGAAATATCTCGGTTTGCCGTATCAGCACAAGCATATCCCTGCTGCAGGTGGGCTCGATTGTTCCAACTTCACATCTTGGGTGTACAACTATGGTTTCGGCATCAAGTTTACTTCCAATGTTCGCGAACAGGCACGCACGGCGGGCAGGCAGTTAAAGCCCACAGAACCTTTCCTTCCAGGTGATCTGCTGTTTCAAACCGATCAAAGTGGCAAGGAAATTGCCCACGTGGTGATTTTTTTCGAAGACGGGAAGATCATCGATTCCACCAAAGGAAAAGTCGCTGTCAGAGAATACAACGGATGGTACAAAACCCGCCATTCGCATGCCCGTCGAATTATTGAATAG
- a CDS encoding metallophosphoesterase translates to MNPDATWKPSRRRFLRRAIQGGAVLAGSAGLGCAYCFWEAAQIRIRRQSILLPRLPHAFEGKTIAILADFHHGPFVGIDFIRRAVSMAQELTADAYALVGDFAHKGSQTQVQLPPCLEAVSTLSAPLGVFAVPGNHDMQAEGRVYRDAVRNTPLIDLTNRAVKVAIGTDELWFAGVDDLWWGKPDLSQALQDVPKDAEIVLLSHNPDFAELRPNPRVGLILSGHTHGGQAYLPPLGSAWMPSQFGTKYQAGLVQGPASQVFVSRGLGEAGVPLRFNCPPEINLLTLTRG, encoded by the coding sequence GTGAATCCTGATGCAACATGGAAACCCAGTCGAAGAAGATTTCTTCGTCGGGCTATCCAGGGTGGGGCAGTGCTGGCAGGTTCAGCCGGGCTGGGATGTGCCTATTGCTTCTGGGAAGCAGCCCAGATCCGGATTCGTCGACAGTCTATTCTGTTACCCCGCCTGCCGCACGCGTTTGAAGGGAAAACGATTGCTATTCTGGCTGATTTCCACCACGGACCTTTTGTGGGGATCGACTTTATCCGCAGGGCGGTGTCGATGGCACAGGAATTGACTGCCGATGCCTACGCTTTGGTGGGCGATTTTGCCCATAAAGGATCGCAGACGCAGGTGCAGCTTCCCCCGTGTCTGGAGGCGGTATCGACACTATCCGCACCACTTGGAGTTTTTGCGGTACCTGGTAACCATGACATGCAGGCCGAGGGTCGGGTGTATCGTGATGCCGTTCGAAATACCCCGCTGATCGATCTGACGAACCGTGCGGTGAAAGTGGCCATCGGCACTGATGAACTCTGGTTTGCGGGGGTTGATGATCTGTGGTGGGGCAAACCAGATTTATCGCAAGCCTTGCAGGATGTGCCAAAGGATGCTGAAATTGTGCTGCTTTCCCACAATCCGGATTTTGCAGAACTTCGCCCAAATCCACGCGTGGGGCTGATCTTAAGTGGTCATACGCACGGTGGTCAGGCGTATCTGCCCCCACTTGGCAGTGCGTGGATGCCATCCCAGTTTGGAACGAAGTACCAGGCTGGGTTGGTTCAAGGACCAGCATCGCAAGTATTTGTGTCGAGAGGACTTGGGGAAGCGGGGGTGCCTTTGCGGTTTAATTGCCCACCCGAAATCAATCTACTGACACTCACTCGCGGTTAA
- a CDS encoding SMI1/KNR4 family protein, with protein MFNAHEMKRRLVQSGIASPDHIRGCTHMEVESLERCFGLELPSAYKDFLYSFGHSAGGFWRDLEFTLDKLEWNNREMREILAELEEVDLTLPQKGFVFGSRHGEQFLFFLADGKNQNPPIYHFLIGYSEFRKACDTFWEAIEGELEICEQAYKDVPPGIFPWMRHC; from the coding sequence ATGTTCAACGCACATGAAATGAAGCGACGATTGGTGCAGTCTGGAATAGCCAGCCCTGATCATATTCGCGGGTGCACGCACATGGAGGTCGAGTCGTTGGAGCGATGCTTCGGCCTGGAGTTGCCCTCTGCGTACAAAGACTTCCTGTACAGCTTCGGGCATTCTGCCGGGGGTTTCTGGCGGGACTTAGAGTTTACGCTTGATAAATTGGAGTGGAACAATCGTGAGATGCGAGAGATCCTTGCGGAGCTTGAAGAGGTCGATTTGACACTTCCTCAAAAGGGCTTTGTTTTTGGCTCTCGTCATGGAGAACAATTCCTGTTCTTCCTGGCGGATGGAAAGAACCAGAATCCGCCAATCTACCACTTTCTCATCGGTTATTCGGAGTTCAGGAAGGCCTGCGACACTTTTTGGGAAGCGATTGAAGGAGAACTCGAAATCTGTGAGCAAGCCTACAAAGATGTTCCACCAGGGATATTTCCATGGATGCGACATTGTTAA
- a CDS encoding VanZ family protein, which yields MKVMHSPLSLPESKRYVVRQIAAGTMMAAGAGCTLAVKLTRQSDIFLAPEWLAAVLPNFVCASMIPIAIFLSRRTIQFRDTLWMAAFSAMMLVAYEIAQLWMPRRTFDWNDIWATVAGATFSICLSSAIMLTSKLINGFQDNLARN from the coding sequence ATGAAAGTGATGCACTCTCCCTTATCGTTGCCGGAATCGAAACGCTATGTTGTTCGGCAGATTGCCGCCGGCACCATGATGGCAGCAGGTGCAGGATGCACCCTGGCAGTAAAACTTACCCGTCAAAGTGACATTTTTCTGGCACCGGAATGGCTTGCTGCAGTGCTGCCCAATTTTGTCTGTGCGAGCATGATTCCAATAGCCATTTTTCTGTCCCGTCGTACCATTCAGTTTCGGGACACACTCTGGATGGCAGCCTTCAGTGCGATGATGCTCGTTGCTTACGAGATCGCACAATTGTGGATGCCACGCCGCACATTTGATTGGAACGATATCTGGGCAACAGTTGCAGGTGCAACCTTTTCAATCTGTCTGAGTTCGGCAATCATGTTGACATCAAAATTAATTAACGGCTTTCAAGATAATCTGGCCAGAAACTGA